Proteins found in one Candidatus Abawacabacteria bacterium genomic segment:
- a CDS encoding co-chaperone GroES translates to MAQKVKIIPLGNRVVVRPLGREEVTMSGIVLPDTASKERPQQGEIVAVGEGKRNEKGDLIALTVKVGQKVLFTKYGPDEIEIEGEEYLVLKEDDILAVLE, encoded by the coding sequence ATGGCTCAAAAAGTCAAGATCATTCCTTTAGGGAATCGTGTTGTAGTGCGTCCTCTTGGGCGTGAAGAGGTAACAATGTCAGGTATTGTATTGCCTGATACGGCGAGCAAGGAGCGTCCTCAGCAAGGAGAGATTGTTGCTGTAGGTGAGGGGAAACGTAATGAGAAGGGAGACTTGATTGCTTTGACTGTTAAGGTTGGGCAAAAAGTGCTTTTTACCAAATATGGTCCTGATGAAATTGAAATTGAGGGTGAAGAATACTTAGTATTGAAAGAAGATGACATTTTAGCTGTTTTAGAGTAA
- the groL gene encoding chaperonin GroEL (60 kDa chaperone family; promotes refolding of misfolded polypeptides especially under stressful conditions; forms two stacked rings of heptamers to form a barrel-shaped 14mer; ends can be capped by GroES; misfolded proteins enter the barrel where they are refolded when GroES binds) has protein sequence MAKQILFDTDARTKLLSGALKLAQAVRITMGPKGRNVVFEKKYGAPVNTNDGVTIAKEIELTDPFENMGAQLVREAATKTNDAAGDGTTTATVLAVELIRSGLSLVSEGANPVSVKNGIHKAVQKIVDHLQKTAKKVTTKEEIAQIAAISAADPEVGSLIADVMDKVGKDGVVTVEAGQTFGLSQEYVEGMQFDNGYISPYMVTDPTRMEAVMENPVILITDKKISSIQDILPVLEQAAQAGKKNFVIIGEDVDGEALATLIVNKLRGTFHSLAIKAPGFGDRRKAMLQDIAILTGGKVISEEIGLKLASAQLADLGQAAKVISTKDKTIIVSGKGENAEIEKRVEQIKAEIQNTKSDYDKEKLQERLAKLAGGVAVIRVGAATEVELTEKKHRVEDAVSATRAAIEEGIVPGGGIALYNAAEALKGFKCDDESEQIGVNIVGRALYSPIKQIVENAGQEFALVISRLTMEKEKGDSRGYNAASGEIVDMYKEGIIDPAKVVRSALQNAASVAAMFLTTGAAVCELPEEKPAAGMPGGMGGMGGMGGMDM, from the coding sequence ATGGCAAAGCAAATTTTATTTGATACAGATGCACGCACAAAATTACTGTCTGGAGCTTTGAAGCTCGCTCAGGCCGTGCGTATTACTATGGGGCCTAAAGGTAGAAATGTAGTATTTGAGAAAAAGTATGGTGCTCCGGTAAATACTAATGATGGTGTCACCATCGCTAAAGAAATTGAATTAACTGATCCATTTGAAAACATGGGGGCTCAATTGGTCCGCGAGGCAGCTACCAAAACTAATGATGCAGCTGGTGACGGTACCACTACTGCGACTGTTTTAGCTGTAGAATTAATTCGCAGCGGTCTTTCTTTAGTAAGTGAAGGTGCCAATCCGGTATCAGTGAAAAATGGTATTCATAAGGCAGTACAAAAAATTGTTGATCATTTGCAAAAAACCGCAAAAAAAGTAACCACTAAGGAAGAAATTGCCCAAATTGCAGCAATATCAGCCGCAGATCCTGAAGTCGGTAGCTTGATCGCAGATGTAATGGATAAGGTTGGTAAGGATGGTGTGGTAACTGTGGAAGCAGGTCAGACATTTGGTCTTTCCCAAGAATATGTGGAGGGAATGCAGTTTGATAATGGCTATATTTCTCCTTATATGGTCACTGATCCTACTCGTATGGAAGCGGTGATGGAAAATCCTGTTATTTTAATTACCGACAAAAAGATTAGTAGTATCCAGGATATTCTTCCTGTGCTCGAACAAGCAGCTCAGGCAGGCAAAAAGAATTTTGTCATTATTGGCGAAGATGTCGATGGTGAAGCTTTGGCAACCTTGATTGTCAATAAACTACGTGGGACATTCCACTCTTTAGCAATCAAAGCTCCAGGTTTCGGAGATCGTCGCAAGGCAATGCTTCAAGATATTGCTATTTTGACTGGTGGCAAAGTTATTTCAGAAGAAATTGGACTTAAATTAGCTAGTGCCCAATTAGCCGATCTAGGCCAAGCAGCAAAAGTCATTTCTACCAAAGACAAGACTATTATTGTTAGCGGAAAAGGAGAAAATGCCGAAATTGAAAAACGTGTTGAGCAAATAAAAGCAGAAATTCAGAATACTAAGTCGGACTATGATAAAGAGAAGTTGCAAGAACGCTTAGCAAAATTAGCTGGTGGAGTTGCGGTTATCCGTGTCGGAGCAGCTACAGAAGTAGAGCTCACCGAAAAGAAACATCGTGTTGAAGATGCTGTTTCTGCTACTCGAGCAGCTATTGAAGAGGGAATTGTACCTGGTGGAGGAATTGCCCTCTACAACGCAGCGGAAGCTTTAAAGGGCTTTAAATGTGATGATGAGAGTGAACAAATTGGTGTTAATATAGTTGGTCGAGCATTGTATTCTCCTATTAAACAAATTGTAGAAAATGCGGGCCAAGAATTTGCTCTAGTCATTAGTCGGCTCACCATGGAAAAAGAGAAAGGCGACAGTAGAGGCTACAATGCCGCTTCTGGCGAAATAGTTGATATGTACAAAGAAGGAATTATCGATCCCGCAAAAGTAGTACGTTCAGCATTACAAAATGCCGCTTCAGTAGCAGCAATGTTCTTGACTACTGGCGCAGCTGTCTGTGAATTGCCTGAAGAAAAGCCAGCAGCAGGTATGCCTGGTGGTATGGGAGGAATGGGTGGTATGGGCGGGATGGATATGTAA
- a CDS encoding CDP-alcohol phosphatidyltransferase family protein, with the protein MLARISDAVYNFQKYDDAFMAKTFDKLWVALGITPNVLTALRFIGTTILWVLFLNVPDPNTFWNTSILLLFIVTALTDLWDGALARNTNQITELGTLLDPLADKLLIGSVLFFLASTLHHWTLYMIIFLEGIMIVLNVIFYTLWKGKIRGANAFGKLKMALEVIFVILLLVGVYQQSLTVLNIGYIVGSIAILLAIISILKGIKDSGAL; encoded by the coding sequence ATGCTTGCCCGTATATCAGACGCTGTTTATAACTTTCAAAAGTATGATGATGCATTTATGGCAAAGACTTTTGATAAACTCTGGGTTGCGCTAGGTATTACACCCAATGTGCTTACCGCCTTGCGCTTCATTGGCACTACTATATTGTGGGTACTATTTCTCAATGTTCCTGATCCTAATACTTTTTGGAATACTAGTATATTACTTTTGTTTATCGTCACTGCACTTACTGATCTTTGGGATGGTGCTCTGGCTAGAAATACCAATCAAATTACCGAATTAGGAACCTTATTGGATCCCTTAGCCGACAAACTTTTGATTGGCAGTGTTCTGTTTTTTTTAGCCAGCACCTTACACCATTGGACTTTATACATGATTATTTTTTTGGAAGGGATTATGATTGTGCTCAACGTTATTTTCTACACTCTATGGAAGGGCAAAATTCGCGGCGCTAATGCATTTGGTAAGCTCAAGATGGCCCTAGAAGTAATTTTTGTCATACTTCTATTGGTCGGTGTTTATCAACAGAGCCTTACTGTTCTTAATATAGGCTATATCGTGGGAAGTATTGCAATTTTATTGGCTATCATAAGTATTTTAAAGGGAATCAAAGATAGCGGAGCACTGTAA
- a CDS encoding response regulator transcription factor has product MKILFIEDDKELALLTKNHLGAFQMHVDIAYTGEEGVRLVKTGYYDVVLVDLLLNIALNGLEVIRHIRKVDKSIPLITVTALQDIETKVSTFAAGADDYIIKPFHFQELAARVHRLYRRINRPYLTQVSYRGLTYDVERRCIHFDKQKVFLKNKEATLFEYFLHHPERTLSRNELINSVWHTSVNESSNVVDVSVRKLRQKVDENLGLKLIHTVHGMGYRFAL; this is encoded by the coding sequence ATGAAAATTCTCTTCATTGAAGATGATAAAGAATTAGCTCTTTTGACCAAAAATCACTTAGGTGCTTTTCAAATGCATGTAGATATTGCTTATACAGGAGAAGAAGGGGTGCGACTAGTGAAAACTGGTTATTATGATGTTGTGTTAGTAGATTTGCTCCTGAATATTGCACTTAATGGCTTAGAAGTCATCCGCCATATTAGAAAGGTTGATAAATCTATTCCGTTAATTACAGTGACGGCATTACAAGATATCGAAACCAAGGTGAGCACATTTGCGGCAGGTGCTGATGATTATATCATTAAGCCATTTCATTTCCAGGAATTAGCGGCGAGAGTACACCGATTGTATCGCAGAATTAATCGTCCGTATCTTACTCAAGTTTCGTACCGAGGCTTAACCTATGATGTAGAGAGGCGTTGCATTCACTTTGATAAACAAAAAGTTTTTCTCAAAAATAAAGAAGCAACATTATTTGAATACTTTCTTCATCATCCAGAGCGAACATTAAGCAGAAATGAATTAATTAATTCAGTTTGGCATACTAGTGTGAATGAAAGTAGCAATGTTGTTGATGTTTCGGTACGAAAATTACGGCAAAAAGTGGATGAGAATCTTGGCCTCAAGCTTATTCATACCGTGCATGGTATGGGTTATCGCTTTGCTTTGTAG